The following proteins are co-located in the Solanum pennellii chromosome 1, SPENNV200 genome:
- the LOC114076480 gene encoding arabinogalactan protein 13-like, giving the protein MEAINMKIFVVAVMMIIMAISAVKGVAAADAPAPAPASDATVFVPAVISSFVALAFALFF; this is encoded by the coding sequence atggaagctATTAACATGAAGATCTTCGTTGTTGcagtgatgatgataataatggCTATCTCCGCCGTGAAAGGTGTCGCCGCCGCTGATGCTCCGGCACCGGCACCGGCTTCCGACGCTACCGTCTTCGTCCCCGCCGTTATATCTTCATTTGTTGCACTTGCTTTTGCTCTTTTCTTCTAa
- the LOC107007941 gene encoding 5'-adenylylsulfate reductase-like 5 codes for MVSIRYILVLGFVFAAFGYTNSESVSPIQSYNFLYDLKFQCPFRISVPSSKILETDGESLDKALRSSQKDEVTAILFYASWCPFSTDVKSKFGALSSMFPQIRHVMVEQSKATPSVFSRYGVHSFPSMLIVTQTSRVRYHGQKDLPSLVNFYKRTTGLHPMVEVTESQITYKADGRKAFQKLKGSSLKELFSTEPYLALSVAFLLFRASLYFFPGLVARVVALWAAYIPHLNMGIFGDSRQILGRVFHVIDPKSAWSKLKLCKTRNFHKGARNARVWASSLTSVSLGETSAARIAPSGDL; via the exons ATGGTGTCGATTAGATACATATTGGTATTAGGTTTTGTATTTGCAGCGTTTGGATATACGAATTCCGAATCGGTTTCTCCAATTCAGTCTTATAATTTTCTGTATGATCTGAAATTTCAATGCCCTTTTCGGATCTCTGTTCCATCTTCTAAGATTCTTGAG ACGGATGGAGAATCACTCGACAAGGCTCTAAGGTCCAGTCAGAAAGATGAGGTTACTGCTATTCTGTTTTACGCCTCGTGGTGTCCTTTCTCGACAGATGTTAAATCAAAGTTTGGTGCTCTGAGTTCCATGTTCCCGCAAATCAGACATGTGATGGTTGAGCAATCAAAAGCTACACCTAG TGTCTTCTCAAGATATGGAGTTCacagctttccatcaatgttgATTGTGACTCAGACATCAAGAGTGCGATATCACGGCCAGAAAGATCTTCCCTCCCTTGTGAACTTCTACAAGAGGACTACAG GGCTTCATCCTATGGTTGAAGTGACAGAAAGTCAAATTACCTATAAGGCAGATGGTCGCAAAGCTTTTCAGAAATTGAAAGGGTCCTCTTTGAAGGAATTATTCTCGACTGAACCTTACCTTGCATTATCGGTTGCATTCCTATTGTTTAGGGCTTCCCTATATTTCTTCCCTGGGTTGGTAGCTCGTGTAGTAGCATTATGGGCTGCATATATTCCTCATCTAAACATGGGGATCTTTGGAGATTCAAGGCAGATTCTGGGGCGCGTCTTCCACGTAATTGATCCCAAGAGCGCTTGGAGCAAGCTAAAGCTATGCAAAACGAGAAACTTCCATAAAGGTGCTAGGAATGCTCGAGTTTGGGCTTCGTCATTGACATCAGTTTCACTGGGAGAGACATCAGCAGCAAGAATAGCCCCCTCAGGAGACTTGTAA